One segment of Streptomyces sp. NA02950 DNA contains the following:
- a CDS encoding ATP/GTP-binding protein — MTGASSDGWQAGSVLETSLSIVRWEWDQWLWLAVAGLLVCGAVAFVKRRLADRAAPRRVAVELVPSRRFEPSAEEIFRYGALLTRAAAAEPWWMPRQAKAVRVRLRADGTRPLSYRVEGPGAAVHLLRTSPYGQVRCERTAPVVRDKQRKYVVRAQFELRGGAGDRLRDVPLEPDPLQPLVDAVADLRVELGDLAEVCLDFQRAPGWRLKARRWQVLQAARQRERREAHRAARWVQQDYRDVEDSIGYHLSRLLTPGEAERRQHPHRRLMVPPAPRRVEREKALGKLADDAHLVCVQLMVRCASDTAGRAERRLRHIETALDVFAARTRFAWMGRVWGPIRWGPDRRPWRSVFDHRWRTGQMRPPRANWVHLEELAGLLKPPTVHCRLPVLASDVPTFRVGDPAVLLQGWHRGADGRWRLLATREEETLYELAVGKSGGGKTERALCQAVGAAHAGHGLAYVDPHGDSWRRAAPYLAHDAIMERIARIDLAVTGPRSLVGTWNPLGVDRGQPAHEVVGAVVDALAAALGWSDMTAPRAITIATKAVEALVAVNIAACRAQRPDCQATIFHVRPLLSDQAFREAVVARLDSEQAAWWQTSFAAIPADALPTVLNPLDRLAATPAVRAMLGSPVGAYDIRTAMDQRMVVWICPAGNGPTDRLVVALLVRDLLRAGLSRRELDERVRVPFRAYLDELISLDGAAGSSIAEILEQLRKFRVRVHGMTQLLQRLSPEVRASLMQNSSTLATTAGAVDAIRHVTNEWGDQVDPAEVTELDLYHHYISLTVDGRRVGPLQLRGPDLTETFRELARPRAVGALTRAADAQAQAKPLHQLTDIADKQRDKVLGFLTSTAPHVTARATTTTSSGPGEAASRPRRNR, encoded by the coding sequence ATGACCGGCGCATCCTCTGATGGCTGGCAGGCCGGCAGCGTGCTGGAGACCTCGCTGAGCATCGTGAGGTGGGAATGGGATCAGTGGTTGTGGCTGGCGGTGGCCGGTCTGCTGGTCTGTGGCGCAGTGGCCTTCGTCAAGCGGCGGCTGGCCGATCGAGCGGCTCCACGACGCGTGGCGGTCGAGCTCGTGCCGTCCCGGCGCTTCGAGCCCTCTGCTGAGGAGATCTTCCGGTACGGGGCGTTGCTGACCCGTGCGGCGGCGGCCGAGCCGTGGTGGATGCCGAGGCAGGCCAAGGCGGTACGGGTCCGGTTGCGTGCGGATGGGACCCGCCCGCTGTCCTACCGGGTGGAAGGGCCGGGAGCGGCGGTGCATCTGCTGCGGACTTCGCCGTATGGGCAGGTGCGCTGTGAGAGGACCGCTCCGGTCGTGCGGGACAAGCAGCGCAAGTATGTGGTCCGGGCCCAGTTCGAGCTGCGCGGCGGTGCGGGCGACCGGTTGCGAGACGTGCCGTTGGAGCCCGACCCGTTGCAGCCACTGGTGGATGCGGTCGCTGATCTGCGTGTCGAGCTGGGTGATCTGGCGGAGGTGTGTCTGGATTTTCAGCGGGCACCGGGATGGAGGCTGAAGGCTCGCCGGTGGCAGGTGCTCCAGGCCGCCCGGCAGCGCGAGCGGCGCGAGGCGCACCGGGCCGCTCGGTGGGTGCAGCAGGACTACCGCGACGTGGAAGACTCGATCGGCTATCACCTGTCACGTCTGCTGACCCCGGGTGAAGCAGAGCGAAGGCAGCACCCGCACAGGCGCCTGATGGTGCCGCCAGCGCCTCGCCGGGTGGAGCGTGAGAAGGCGCTGGGCAAGTTAGCTGATGATGCGCATCTGGTGTGTGTTCAGCTGATGGTGCGCTGCGCCTCCGATACGGCGGGCCGGGCCGAGCGACGGCTGCGGCACATCGAAACGGCGCTGGATGTGTTCGCGGCTCGGACCCGGTTCGCGTGGATGGGCCGGGTGTGGGGTCCCATCAGGTGGGGCCCTGACCGGCGCCCGTGGCGCAGCGTCTTTGACCACCGCTGGCGCACCGGTCAGATGCGTCCGCCTCGGGCCAACTGGGTTCATCTGGAGGAGCTCGCCGGGCTTCTCAAGCCCCCGACCGTGCACTGCCGTCTGCCTGTGCTGGCCAGTGATGTCCCCACCTTCCGGGTCGGGGATCCCGCCGTGCTGCTCCAGGGCTGGCACCGCGGAGCGGACGGCCGGTGGAGACTGCTGGCAACGCGGGAAGAAGAGACTCTGTATGAGCTCGCCGTCGGCAAGTCGGGCGGTGGGAAGACGGAGCGGGCGCTGTGCCAGGCCGTCGGCGCCGCTCACGCCGGTCACGGTCTGGCGTACGTGGATCCGCACGGTGATTCGTGGAGACGGGCTGCTCCGTATCTCGCCCATGACGCGATCATGGAACGGATTGCTCGGATCGACCTGGCTGTCACCGGCCCGCGCTCACTGGTGGGAACCTGGAATCCGCTGGGGGTGGACCGCGGGCAGCCAGCCCACGAGGTCGTCGGTGCTGTGGTGGACGCTCTTGCTGCCGCGCTGGGCTGGAGCGATATGACCGCACCACGGGCGATCACCATCGCGACGAAGGCCGTCGAGGCCTTGGTCGCGGTCAACATCGCAGCCTGTCGGGCGCAGAGGCCGGACTGCCAGGCCACGATCTTCCACGTGCGGCCGCTGCTGTCCGACCAGGCCTTCCGTGAGGCAGTCGTGGCGCGGCTGGACAGCGAGCAGGCCGCCTGGTGGCAGACGTCGTTCGCTGCGATCCCCGCGGATGCACTGCCGACGGTGCTCAACCCGCTGGACCGGCTGGCCGCGACCCCGGCCGTGCGGGCGATGCTCGGCAGCCCGGTGGGTGCCTACGACATCCGTACAGCCATGGACCAGCGGATGGTGGTGTGGATCTGCCCGGCTGGCAACGGCCCCACCGATCGTCTCGTCGTGGCCTTGCTGGTGCGTGACCTGCTGCGGGCTGGACTGTCGCGGCGGGAACTGGACGAGCGCGTGAGGGTGCCGTTCCGGGCCTACCTGGACGAACTCATTTCCCTGGACGGGGCCGCAGGATCCAGCATCGCGGAGATCCTCGAGCAGCTGCGGAAATTCCGGGTGCGGGTGCACGGCATGACCCAGCTGCTCCAACGGCTCTCGCCGGAGGTGCGGGCCTCCTTGATGCAGAACTCCTCGACCTTGGCCACCACCGCCGGGGCCGTCGACGCGATCCGGCATGTGACCAACGAGTGGGGCGATCAGGTCGACCCCGCGGAGGTCACCGAGCTGGACCTCTACCACCACTACATCAGTCTCACCGTCGACGGGCGTCGGGTCGGCCCGCTGCAACTACGCGGCCCCGACCTTACTGAGACCTTCCGCGAACTGGCCCGCCCCAGAGCAGTCGGCGCCCTCACCCGTGCGGCCGACGCCCAAGCACAGGCGAAGCCCCTACACCAGCTGACGGACATCGCCGACAAGCAGCGGGACAAGGTCCTCGGCTTCCTGACCAGCACCGCACCCCACGTGACGGCGCGGGCTACCACCACTACTTCTTCCGGCCCTGGCGAGGCCGCTTCACGACCCCGGAGGAACCGATGA
- a CDS encoding bifunctional lytic transglycosylase/C40 family peptidase — translation MKRKMGCLGLVLFFALVCCAGPMAISMSQSSGSGSAASNAGAGPADIPARMFAAYVAGAENVRAYRPRCRGMTWPVLAGIAKIESGHASGRTVSANGDVRPRILGPKLDGSGAGGNTTAVRDTDHGRWDGDADFERAVGPFQFLPSTFRSVGKDGNKDRKKDPNNADDAALSAAVYLCGKGRDLTQLRQLKAAIRSYNHSDAYVSDVMGWISRYKSTGSVASVKGVKGRARRVVAAALSQRGVPYSWGGGSAKGPSYGICCSPGGSSGERIRGFDCSGLTTYAYAKAGISLPRTAAAQAGVGRRIPASAGVKALQPGDLVFFGYVPTQDGTIHHVGIYLGNGKMINALRPGAKVQVDPVSVMPDFAGGARPW, via the coding sequence GTGAAGCGGAAGATGGGGTGCCTGGGCCTGGTGCTGTTCTTCGCGCTGGTGTGCTGCGCAGGCCCGATGGCGATATCCATGTCGCAGTCGTCGGGCTCGGGCAGCGCCGCGTCGAACGCGGGAGCCGGGCCAGCAGACATCCCCGCCCGCATGTTCGCCGCCTACGTCGCGGGCGCGGAGAACGTGCGCGCCTACCGGCCGCGGTGCCGGGGGATGACGTGGCCGGTGCTCGCCGGGATCGCCAAGATCGAGTCGGGGCACGCCTCCGGGCGCACAGTCAGCGCCAACGGCGATGTGCGGCCGCGCATCCTCGGCCCGAAGCTCGACGGCTCCGGAGCAGGCGGCAACACCACCGCGGTGCGGGACACCGACCACGGCCGGTGGGACGGTGACGCGGACTTCGAGCGCGCCGTCGGCCCCTTCCAGTTCCTGCCCTCCACCTTCCGCAGCGTCGGCAAGGACGGCAACAAAGACAGGAAGAAGGACCCGAACAACGCGGACGATGCGGCGCTCAGCGCGGCGGTCTACCTGTGCGGGAAGGGCCGTGATCTGACGCAGCTGCGGCAACTGAAGGCAGCCATACGCTCCTACAACCACTCCGACGCCTATGTGTCAGACGTGATGGGCTGGATCAGCCGCTACAAGAGCACGGGGTCGGTCGCATCGGTCAAGGGCGTGAAGGGCAGGGCCCGGCGGGTCGTGGCAGCGGCGCTCAGCCAGCGCGGAGTGCCGTACTCCTGGGGCGGCGGATCCGCCAAAGGCCCCTCCTACGGCATCTGTTGCAGCCCAGGCGGTTCCTCCGGCGAACGCATCCGCGGGTTCGACTGCTCGGGACTGACCACCTACGCCTACGCCAAGGCGGGCATCAGCCTGCCGCGTACCGCGGCAGCACAGGCCGGAGTGGGGCGGCGCATCCCCGCGTCCGCCGGGGTGAAGGCGCTCCAGCCAGGTGACCTGGTGTTCTTCGGCTACGTGCCCACGCAGGACGGGACCATCCACCATGTCGGGATCTACCTCGGTAACGGCAAGATGATCAACGCGCTACGACCGGGCGCGAAGGTACAGGTCGACCCGGTGAGCGTCATGCCGGACTTCGCCGGAGGGGCTCGGCCATGGTGA